The Gavia stellata isolate bGavSte3 chromosome 1, bGavSte3.hap2, whole genome shotgun sequence genome has a segment encoding these proteins:
- the ITM2B gene encoding integral membrane protein 2B isoform X1, producing the protein MVKVSFNSALAQKEAAKKEEENSQVLILPPDAKDPEDAVPVGQRRAWCWCMCFGLAFMLAGVILGGAYLYKYFAFQQGGVYFCGIKYIEDGLSLPEPGAEAQSARYHTIEQNIQILEEEDVEFISVPVPEFADSDPADIVHDFHRRLTAYLDLSLDKCYVIPLNTSVVMPPKNFLELLINIKAGTYLPQSYLIHEQMIVTDRIENVDQLGFFIYRLCRGKETYKLQRKEAMKGIQKREAVNCRKIRHFENRFAMETLICEQ; encoded by the exons ATGGTGAAGGTGTCGTTCAACTCTGCGTTGGCGCAGAAGGAAGCGGcgaagaaggaggaggagaacagccAGGTGCTGATCCTGCCGCCGGACGCCAAG GACCCTGAGGATGCTGTGCCTGTTGGGCAGAGGAGGGCCTGGTGCTGGTGCATGTGCTTCGGATTGGCCTTTATGCTGGCTGGTGTGATCCTCGGTGGTGCCTATCTgtacaaatattttgcattccAG CAGGGTGGTGTGTATTTCTGTGGAATAAAGTACATTGAAGATGGCTTAAGTTTACCTgagcctggggcagaggctcaGAGTGCTCGCTACCACACAATTGAGCAAAATATTCAGATactggaggaggaagatgtTGAGTTTATCAGTGTGCCAGTCCCTGAGTTTGCTGATAGCGATCCTGCTGATATCGTCCATGACTTCCACCGg AGACTCACTGCCTATCTTGACCTTAGCCTGGATAAGTGCTATGTGATTCCTCTGAACACTTCAGTTGTTATGCCGCCAAAAAATTTCCTGGAGCTGCTCATCAACATCAAG GCTGGAACATACTTGCCTCAGTCCTATTTGATTCATGAACAGATGATTGTTACTGATCGCATTGAAAATGTGGATCAGCTGGGATTCTTTATTTACCGCCTCTGCCGTGGCAAGGAAACCTATAAACTACAGCGCAAAGAAGCCATGAAAG GAATTCAGAAGCGTGAAGCCGTCAACTGCCGAAAGATTCGACACTTTGAAAACAGGTTTGCTATGGAAACACTCATCTGTGAACAGTAA
- the ITM2B gene encoding integral membrane protein 2B isoform X2 has protein sequence MVKVSFNSALAQKEAAKKEEENSQVLILPPDAKDPEDAVPVGQRRAWCWCMCFGLAFMLAGVILGGAYLYKYFAFQGGVYFCGIKYIEDGLSLPEPGAEAQSARYHTIEQNIQILEEEDVEFISVPVPEFADSDPADIVHDFHRRLTAYLDLSLDKCYVIPLNTSVVMPPKNFLELLINIKAGTYLPQSYLIHEQMIVTDRIENVDQLGFFIYRLCRGKETYKLQRKEAMKGIQKREAVNCRKIRHFENRFAMETLICEQ, from the exons ATGGTGAAGGTGTCGTTCAACTCTGCGTTGGCGCAGAAGGAAGCGGcgaagaaggaggaggagaacagccAGGTGCTGATCCTGCCGCCGGACGCCAAG GACCCTGAGGATGCTGTGCCTGTTGGGCAGAGGAGGGCCTGGTGCTGGTGCATGTGCTTCGGATTGGCCTTTATGCTGGCTGGTGTGATCCTCGGTGGTGCCTATCTgtacaaatattttgcattccAG GGTGGTGTGTATTTCTGTGGAATAAAGTACATTGAAGATGGCTTAAGTTTACCTgagcctggggcagaggctcaGAGTGCTCGCTACCACACAATTGAGCAAAATATTCAGATactggaggaggaagatgtTGAGTTTATCAGTGTGCCAGTCCCTGAGTTTGCTGATAGCGATCCTGCTGATATCGTCCATGACTTCCACCGg AGACTCACTGCCTATCTTGACCTTAGCCTGGATAAGTGCTATGTGATTCCTCTGAACACTTCAGTTGTTATGCCGCCAAAAAATTTCCTGGAGCTGCTCATCAACATCAAG GCTGGAACATACTTGCCTCAGTCCTATTTGATTCATGAACAGATGATTGTTACTGATCGCATTGAAAATGTGGATCAGCTGGGATTCTTTATTTACCGCCTCTGCCGTGGCAAGGAAACCTATAAACTACAGCGCAAAGAAGCCATGAAAG GAATTCAGAAGCGTGAAGCCGTCAACTGCCGAAAGATTCGACACTTTGAAAACAGGTTTGCTATGGAAACACTCATCTGTGAACAGTAA